One genomic region from Streptomyces sp. Li-HN-5-11 encodes:
- a CDS encoding helix-turn-helix transcriptional regulator, which produces MSTAHRRRPELAAFLRTRRARVTPADVGMPPGLRRRTPGLRREEVAQLSGVGVTWYTWLEQGRPINASAQVLDAVARTLRLDQPEREHLYRLAEVPFEPAPERLTQSAGPDVQGIIDALDPLPAVVYNSRYDVLATNPAYRDLFVVPKTLAIGVPNVLWTLFTVSEEACPIVRRERELPVMVATLRSWYGRHVGEPAWEGFIRRLSAASGYFAELWASGEVVQPGPRVKTFRHEAVGDLRMTSQSLQIDGMPECRIVVYTPDDETARAKVALLRERRERLWPPTEEGAAEIISMWQTENPAS; this is translated from the coding sequence ATGAGTACGGCACACCGACGACGGCCCGAGCTGGCCGCCTTCCTGCGCACCAGGCGGGCCCGGGTGACACCGGCGGACGTGGGCATGCCGCCGGGCCTGAGGCGCCGCACACCAGGGCTGCGCCGCGAGGAGGTCGCCCAGCTCTCGGGCGTGGGCGTGACCTGGTACACATGGCTCGAGCAGGGCAGGCCGATCAACGCCTCGGCGCAGGTCCTGGACGCCGTGGCGCGCACGCTGCGACTGGACCAGCCGGAGCGGGAGCATCTGTACCGGCTGGCGGAGGTGCCCTTCGAACCGGCCCCTGAGCGGCTGACGCAGAGCGCGGGGCCCGACGTGCAGGGCATCATCGACGCCCTCGACCCGCTCCCGGCGGTGGTCTACAACTCGCGCTACGACGTGCTCGCCACCAACCCGGCCTACCGCGACCTGTTCGTGGTGCCGAAAACCCTCGCGATCGGCGTGCCGAACGTGCTGTGGACGCTGTTCACGGTGTCCGAGGAGGCCTGCCCGATAGTGCGCCGCGAGCGCGAGCTGCCGGTGATGGTGGCGACGCTGCGGTCCTGGTACGGCAGACATGTGGGCGAGCCGGCCTGGGAGGGGTTCATACGCCGGCTGTCGGCCGCCAGCGGCTACTTCGCGGAGCTGTGGGCGAGCGGGGAGGTCGTACAGCCGGGGCCGCGGGTGAAGACGTTCCGTCATGAGGCGGTGGGCGACCTGCGGATGACCTCGCAGTCGCTGCAGATCGACGGGATGCCGGAGTGCCGCATCGTGGTCTACACACCGGACGACGAGACGGCGCGGGCGAAGGTCGCACTGCTCAGGGAGCGCAGGGAGCGGCTGTGGCCGCCGACGGAGGAGGGAGCCGCCGAGATCATCAGCATGTGGCAAACAGAAAATCCCGCCTCCTGA
- a CDS encoding LytR C-terminal domain-containing protein, producing MNDRYDAGHGGDQYEIVGYDEYGRPVYQQVPAQQAPQQTYDGYGQQGYGYDPYGTGGQQQTGPAGPSYGGYDTGGQAPAPSSYGAYDSRGAYDPYGSGVSAPGTTAASYDPYGQTATSGQQPRVAEQTPHIPQQIGPVDAGPAEAGLAQAEPDRPEAGEREYHTEQFAFVEEPSDDSEDVIDWLKFTENRTERREEARRRARSRVIALVVVLALVAVGGVGYLWYAGKLPGLSSSGTKTGTATAAGAQKRDVIVVHLHNTAKGGTSTALLVDNTTTKQGTTVLLPNSLALTADDGTTTTLAKSVKDDGSSGTQDQLDTVLGTNIEGTWRLDTPYLQNLVDLVGNIDVDTNADVPDPDAKKKGAEPLVHQGKDQTLSGRMAVAYATYRASGETQNAQLERFGQVLQGVLRKISTDPQAATITVQTLAQILDPSLTDKDLGTFLAKLADLAKGGDYRTALLPVRSDGTLSAQTSDSVVKDILGGTAKSPGEGSAVRVSVQNASGTKDDTQKARVALLNGGFTFLDGGTASGVQARSKVVYTDAADKQNATEVAQTLGLPAGSVTKGTATSNADVSVVLGQDFKPSSIS from the coding sequence TTGAACGACCGATACGACGCTGGGCACGGGGGCGACCAGTACGAGATCGTCGGCTACGACGAGTACGGCCGGCCTGTGTACCAGCAGGTACCGGCACAGCAGGCTCCGCAGCAGACGTACGACGGGTACGGGCAGCAGGGTTACGGCTATGACCCCTACGGGACGGGCGGGCAGCAGCAGACCGGCCCGGCCGGCCCGTCCTACGGCGGCTACGACACCGGCGGGCAGGCACCCGCTCCCTCCTCCTACGGCGCCTACGACAGCCGAGGCGCATACGACCCCTACGGGTCCGGCGTGTCCGCACCCGGCACGACTGCGGCGTCGTACGACCCCTACGGCCAGACCGCGACCAGCGGACAGCAGCCCCGGGTCGCCGAGCAGACCCCCCACATCCCGCAGCAGATCGGTCCCGTGGACGCCGGCCCCGCGGAAGCCGGCCTCGCGCAGGCGGAACCGGACCGGCCGGAGGCGGGCGAGCGTGAGTACCACACCGAACAGTTCGCCTTCGTCGAGGAACCCAGCGACGACTCCGAGGACGTCATCGACTGGCTGAAGTTCACCGAGAACCGCACCGAGCGCCGCGAAGAGGCCCGGCGGCGTGCCCGCAGCCGCGTCATCGCCCTCGTCGTCGTTCTCGCCCTGGTCGCGGTGGGCGGCGTCGGATACCTCTGGTACGCCGGGAAGCTGCCCGGGCTGTCGTCGTCCGGCACGAAGACCGGCACCGCGACCGCCGCGGGCGCCCAGAAGCGCGACGTGATCGTCGTCCACCTGCACAACACCGCCAAGGGCGGCACCTCGACGGCACTGCTGGTCGACAACACCACCACCAAGCAGGGCACCACCGTCCTGCTGCCCAACTCGCTCGCCCTGACGGCCGACGACGGCACCACGACGACCCTCGCCAAGTCGGTGAAGGACGACGGCTCCTCAGGAACCCAGGACCAGCTCGACACCGTCCTCGGCACGAACATCGAGGGCACCTGGCGGCTGGACACCCCCTACCTGCAGAACCTCGTCGACCTGGTCGGCAACATCGACGTCGACACCAACGCCGACGTACCCGACCCGGACGCGAAGAAGAAGGGCGCCGAGCCCCTCGTCCACCAGGGCAAGGACCAGACCCTCAGCGGCAGGATGGCCGTCGCCTACGCCACCTACCGCGCCTCCGGGGAAACCCAGAACGCCCAGCTGGAGCGGTTCGGGCAGGTGCTCCAGGGCGTGCTGCGCAAGATCTCAACCGATCCTCAGGCCGCCACCATCACCGTGCAGACGCTGGCGCAGATCCTCGATCCCTCGCTCACCGACAAGGACCTCGGCACCTTCCTCGCCAAGCTCGCAGACCTCGCCAAGGGCGGCGACTACAGGACGGCACTGCTGCCCGTCCGGAGCGACGGCACACTGAGCGCGCAGACCAGCGACAGCGTGGTCAAGGACATCCTCGGCGGCACCGCGAAGAGCCCCGGCGAGGGGTCGGCCGTCCGCGTCTCCGTCCAGAACGCCTCCGGCACGAAGGACGACACTCAGAAGGCCCGTGTCGCCCTCCTCAACGGCGGCTTCACCTTCCTCGACGGCGGCACGGCGTCCGGCGTCCAGGCGAGGTCCAAGGTCGTCTACACCGACGCCGCCGACAAGCAGAACGCCACCGAGGTCGCCCAGACTCTCGGCCTGCCCGCCGGCTCCGTGACGAAGGGCACGGCCACCTCGAACGCCGACGTCTCGGTCGTCCTGGGCCAGGACTTCAAACCGTCGTCGATCTCGTGA
- a CDS encoding NADH-ubiquinone oxidoreductase-F iron-sulfur binding region domain-containing protein: MNEALPDVPEVRVVGLPQLTSGFDLVERLDLPMHLKVHGPLEPLGGEQLAQLAEAINLKGRGGAGFPFHKKLRSVAEAAIKRGVRPVVVVNGSEDEPACRKDTVLINRAPHLILDGALLCAEALGARTLVVGVTRASTERSMEAALAERGLSNSRRSALRASVQRNPVRMVTGAASSLIRSIDGGPAIPPGRKTSASQNGVGGAPTLLSNAETFAQLAIAARIGPERYGNTGLYDEPGTVMLTVSGAVARPMVIEVPTGVPLRYVLQLAGAPPVPQGVLTGGYHGKWIDAATVNEAIVSRNSLDAVGGSLGAGAILPISQDTCPLGESLQVAKWLAEESAGQCGPCYLGLPAAARGMEDILNGGGPAALEALKQVAKNVKRRGACSHPDGSAMFLESTIKAFTDDLAAHVLGNGCGRPVEGVLPLFEGGRAPTGVPGGMEVEQTGNSRQKIYVDWTLCRGHGLCADILPEVFELGADGFPTVAQAQVPRYAEAKALRAVRRCPALALRIEEDTRSQAPSRNLPVLSQGRGRRALGR; this comes from the coding sequence GTGAACGAGGCCCTGCCCGACGTCCCAGAAGTCCGCGTAGTCGGTCTTCCTCAGCTCACGTCGGGCTTCGACCTTGTCGAAAGACTCGATCTGCCCATGCACCTGAAGGTGCATGGGCCGCTTGAACCGCTGGGCGGCGAGCAGCTCGCCCAGCTCGCCGAGGCCATCAACCTCAAGGGCCGCGGCGGCGCGGGCTTCCCCTTCCACAAGAAGCTGCGCTCGGTCGCCGAGGCGGCGATCAAACGCGGCGTACGGCCGGTCGTCGTCGTCAACGGAAGCGAGGACGAGCCGGCCTGCCGCAAGGACACGGTGCTGATCAACCGTGCCCCGCATCTGATCCTGGACGGCGCGCTGCTGTGCGCCGAGGCACTGGGTGCCCGCACGCTCGTGGTGGGGGTCACCCGGGCCTCCACGGAGCGTTCCATGGAGGCCGCGCTCGCCGAACGCGGCCTGAGCAACAGCCGGAGGTCTGCGCTGCGCGCGAGCGTGCAGCGCAACCCCGTGCGCATGGTCACCGGTGCCGCCTCGTCGCTCATCCGGTCCATCGACGGCGGCCCGGCGATCCCGCCCGGCCGCAAGACCAGCGCCTCGCAGAACGGCGTCGGCGGCGCGCCCACCCTGCTGTCCAACGCGGAGACCTTCGCCCAGCTGGCGATCGCCGCCCGCATCGGCCCGGAGCGCTACGGCAACACCGGCCTGTACGACGAGCCGGGCACCGTCATGCTGACGGTCTCGGGCGCCGTCGCCCGTCCCATGGTGATCGAGGTCCCCACGGGCGTGCCGCTGCGCTACGTCCTCCAGCTCGCCGGGGCCCCGCCGGTGCCGCAGGGCGTGCTGACCGGCGGCTACCACGGCAAGTGGATCGACGCGGCGACCGTCAACGAGGCGATCGTCTCCCGCAACTCCCTGGACGCGGTGGGAGGCTCGCTCGGTGCCGGCGCCATCCTGCCGATCAGTCAGGACACCTGCCCGCTGGGCGAGTCCCTGCAGGTGGCGAAGTGGCTGGCCGAGGAGAGCGCGGGTCAGTGCGGCCCCTGCTACCTCGGCCTGCCGGCCGCCGCGCGCGGCATGGAGGACATCCTCAACGGCGGCGGCCCGGCCGCCCTGGAGGCCCTGAAGCAGGTCGCCAAGAACGTGAAACGGCGCGGCGCGTGCTCGCACCCGGACGGCTCGGCGATGTTCCTCGAATCGACCATCAAGGCGTTCACGGACGACCTGGCCGCCCATGTCCTCGGCAACGGCTGCGGACGGCCCGTGGAGGGCGTTCTGCCGCTCTTCGAGGGCGGCAGGGCGCCGACGGGCGTGCCGGGCGGCATGGAGGTCGAGCAGACCGGCAACAGCCGCCAGAAGATCTACGTCGACTGGACGCTGTGCCGGGGCCACGGCCTGTGCGCGGACATCCTCCCGGAGGTCTTCGAACTGGGCGCAGACGGCTTCCCGACCGTGGCCCAGGCGCAGGTGCCGCGCTACGCGGAGGCCAAGGCCCTGCGCGCCGTACGCCGCTGCCCGGCGCTCGCCCTGCGTATCGAGGAGGACACCCGCTCGCAGGCTCCCTCCCGCAACCTGCCGGTCCTCTCCCAGGGCCGCGGCCGCCGCGCTCTGGGCCGCTGA
- the rsfS gene encoding ribosome silencing factor gives MTATDRSLELINTAAQAAADKLAHDIIAYDVSDVLSITDAFLLASAPNDRQVKSIVDEIEERLLKELGAKPVRREGDREARWVLLDYVDIVVHVQHSEERVFYALERLWKDCPELDLPEDAKATRGRAEEHARLQAAEESAELGGEWR, from the coding sequence GTGACCGCGACCGACCGCTCTCTCGAGCTCATCAACACCGCCGCCCAGGCGGCCGCCGACAAGCTGGCGCACGACATCATCGCCTACGACGTCAGCGACGTGCTGTCGATCACGGACGCCTTCCTGCTGGCGTCCGCGCCCAACGACCGCCAGGTCAAGTCGATCGTCGACGAGATCGAGGAGCGGCTGCTGAAGGAGCTCGGCGCGAAGCCGGTGCGCCGCGAGGGCGACCGGGAGGCCCGCTGGGTCCTCCTCGACTACGTCGACATCGTGGTCCACGTCCAGCACAGCGAGGAGCGCGTCTTCTACGCCCTGGAGCGGCTGTGGAAGGACTGCCCCGAGCTCGACCTGCCCGAGGACGCGAAGGCCACCCGCGGCAGGGCCGAGGAGCACGCCAGGCTGCAGGCCGCCGAGGAGTCGGCGGAGCTGGGCGGTGAGTGGCGATGA
- the nadD gene encoding nicotinate-nucleotide adenylyltransferase, with product MGEQDMPTGPANDTVKRHAYGSGSGPSASGRRRLGVMGGTFDPIHHGHLVAASEVAAQFHLDEVVFVPTGQPWQKTHRKVSPAEDRYLMTVIATAENPQFSVSRIDIDRGGPTYTVDTLRDLRALNPDTDLFFITGADALAQIITWRDSEELFSLAHFIGVTRPGHHLTDPGLPEGGVSLVEVPALAISSTDCRARVAKGDPVWYLVPDGVVRYIDKRELYRGE from the coding sequence ATGGGAGAGCAGGACATGCCTACCGGTCCGGCGAATGACACGGTGAAGCGCCACGCGTACGGGTCCGGCAGCGGCCCCTCGGCGTCGGGCAGGCGACGCCTGGGCGTCATGGGCGGAACGTTCGACCCGATCCACCACGGGCACCTCGTGGCGGCCAGTGAGGTCGCCGCGCAGTTCCACCTGGACGAGGTCGTCTTCGTCCCCACCGGTCAGCCCTGGCAGAAGACCCACCGCAAGGTCTCCCCGGCGGAGGACCGCTACCTGATGACGGTGATCGCCACCGCCGAGAACCCGCAGTTCTCGGTGAGCCGCATCGACATCGACCGCGGCGGCCCCACCTACACCGTGGACACCCTGCGCGACCTGCGCGCCCTCAATCCCGACACCGACCTGTTCTTCATCACCGGCGCCGACGCGCTCGCCCAGATCATCACCTGGCGGGACTCGGAGGAACTGTTCTCCCTCGCGCACTTCATCGGCGTCACCCGGCCCGGCCACCACCTGACCGATCCCGGCCTTCCCGAGGGCGGCGTCTCGCTGGTCGAGGTCCCCGCCCTCGCGATCTCCTCCACGGACTGCCGGGCGAGAGTCGCCAAGGGCGACCCCGTCTGGTATCTGGTGCCTGACGGAGTCGTGCGCTACATCGACAAGCGCGAGCTGTACCGCGGCGAGTGA
- a CDS encoding MFS transporter has translation MTTTPKTGPDSAPAPSPAFSKAPATDNGSRPLLALVLAAQFMALLDVFIVNVAAPTIGAELHASGADLQLVIAGYTITYSVLLITGARLGDRLGHGRVHLAGLALFTAASLACGLAQGATELIVFRLVQGAGSAVMIPQVLSLIQRNFTGEARVKALGAYSAVIAVGAAAGQVVGGVLVSADLFGTSWRPVFLVNVPVGLVLLAVGGRVLPAGDPSGRERARALDLPGLLLLGAAVSLLTVPLVLGQEEDWPLWSWLSLGSAVVLFTLFCRYESRLARRGGAALIAPRVLSHPGMGLAVFRILAVMAVNGGFLFALTLHVQGGLGYSALRAGLSFAPTAVVFGLVGLTWRNWPATWQRLLVPAGFLLTALSVLGIGLVLKGGDGGGALLYVAYAGVGVGLALGFSPTLTRALATVRPEDAADASGLLATVAQLGQLIGVAAFGTLFLNRFESLGAPGAYTSAKALSECMYALAATATVAAVAGLVPRRR, from the coding sequence ATGACGACGACGCCCAAGACGGGGCCGGATTCCGCACCGGCTCCAAGTCCTGCATTCAGTAAAGCGCCTGCCACTGACAACGGGTCCCGGCCGCTGCTCGCTCTCGTCCTCGCCGCCCAGTTCATGGCCCTGCTGGACGTGTTCATCGTGAACGTCGCGGCCCCCACCATCGGCGCCGAACTGCACGCCTCCGGCGCCGACTTGCAGCTGGTGATCGCCGGCTACACCATCACGTACTCGGTGCTGCTGATCACCGGTGCCCGGCTCGGCGACCGGCTCGGCCACGGCCGGGTGCATCTCGCCGGGCTCGCCCTCTTCACCGCGGCCTCGCTGGCCTGCGGCCTGGCCCAGGGCGCCACCGAACTCATCGTGTTCCGGCTGGTGCAGGGCGCCGGCTCGGCCGTGATGATCCCGCAGGTGCTCAGCCTGATCCAGCGGAACTTCACCGGCGAGGCCCGGGTGAAGGCGCTCGGCGCGTACTCGGCGGTCATCGCCGTGGGCGCCGCGGCCGGGCAGGTGGTCGGCGGAGTGCTGGTGAGCGCCGACCTGTTCGGCACGAGCTGGCGGCCGGTGTTCCTCGTGAACGTGCCGGTGGGCCTCGTACTGCTGGCCGTGGGCGGCCGTGTGCTTCCGGCCGGGGACCCGTCGGGGCGGGAACGGGCGCGCGCCCTCGACCTGCCCGGGCTCCTCCTGCTCGGCGCGGCCGTGTCGCTGCTCACAGTGCCGCTGGTGCTCGGGCAGGAGGAGGACTGGCCGCTGTGGTCCTGGCTGTCGCTGGGCTCCGCAGTGGTCCTGTTCACACTGTTCTGCCGCTACGAGTCCCGGCTGGCCCGGCGCGGCGGCGCCGCGCTCATCGCGCCGCGGGTGCTGAGCCACCCCGGTATGGGTCTGGCGGTGTTCCGCATCCTGGCCGTCATGGCCGTCAACGGCGGCTTCCTGTTCGCGCTCACCCTGCACGTCCAGGGCGGCCTCGGTTACAGCGCCCTGCGGGCGGGGCTCAGCTTCGCCCCGACCGCGGTGGTCTTCGGCCTGGTCGGACTGACCTGGCGCAACTGGCCCGCGACCTGGCAGCGGCTGCTGGTCCCGGCCGGGTTCCTGCTGACCGCCCTGTCCGTGCTCGGCATCGGCCTGGTGCTCAAGGGCGGCGACGGGGGCGGGGCGCTGCTGTACGTGGCCTACGCGGGCGTCGGCGTGGGGCTCGCGCTCGGTTTCAGCCCGACCCTGACCCGCGCCCTGGCCACGGTCCGGCCCGAGGACGCGGCGGACGCCAGCGGCCTGCTCGCGACGGTCGCACAGCTCGGCCAGCTCATCGGCGTGGCGGCCTTCGGCACACTGTTCCTCAACCGGTTTGAGTCACTCGGGGCCCCGGGGGCGTATACCTCTGCGAAGGCGCTCTCGGAGTGCATGTACGCGCTGGCCGCGACGGCCACGGTGGCTGCCGTGGCCGGACTGGTACCGAGGCGTCGCTGA
- a CDS encoding histidine phosphatase family protein — MSTAGGGTGRTPGRGRRVILWRHGQTSWNVERRFQGSTDVELTETGVGQARRAARLLASLGPDAIVSSDLSRAARTAAELAALTGLEIAQDEGLRETYAGVWQGLTHEEIIARYGEEYAAWKRGEPVRRGGGELETEVADRAAPVVLRHVEKLPEDGTLVVVSHGGTIRTTIGRLLGLEPGHWESLGGLSNCCWSVLGEGVRGWRLLEHNAGTLPEPVLGDDD; from the coding sequence ATGAGCACCGCCGGTGGGGGAACCGGCAGGACGCCGGGCCGCGGCCGCCGCGTCATCCTGTGGCGGCACGGGCAGACCTCCTGGAACGTGGAGCGCCGGTTCCAGGGCAGCACGGACGTCGAGCTCACCGAGACCGGCGTCGGCCAGGCGCGCCGCGCCGCCCGGCTGCTGGCCTCCCTCGGACCCGACGCGATCGTCTCCTCGGACCTCAGCCGGGCCGCGCGGACGGCCGCCGAGCTCGCCGCCCTCACCGGCCTCGAGATCGCCCAGGACGAGGGCCTGCGCGAGACCTACGCGGGCGTCTGGCAGGGGCTGACGCACGAGGAGATCATCGCCCGGTACGGCGAGGAGTACGCCGCGTGGAAGCGCGGTGAGCCGGTGCGCCGTGGCGGCGGCGAACTGGAGACCGAGGTCGCCGACCGAGCCGCCCCCGTCGTGCTGCGGCACGTCGAGAAGCTGCCCGAGGACGGCACGCTCGTGGTGGTCAGCCACGGCGGCACCATCCGTACGACCATCGGGCGTCTCCTCGGGCTGGAGCCCGGGCACTGGGAGAGCCTGGGCGGTCTGTCCAACTGCTGCTGGTCCGTCCTCGGCGAGGGCGTCCGCGGCTGGCGCCTGCTGGAGCACAACGCCGGCACCCTGCCGGAACCCGTTCTCGGCGACGACGACTGA